The DNA segment CCGCACTTCATCCAATCGAGTGAGGATGACTTCCGAGGGCTGGCCGGTCATTACTTCAGGCATGATTCTCCGCTCTGGGTTCGAGATTCACCACGCGGGTGACCTCCGGGATGTTTTCCTTGATGCTCTTCTCGATGGCGTATTGCAGCGTCATCCCGATGCTGGGGCACACCGTACACGCGCCTTGAAGCCGTATTTTCACTACACCGCCTTCTTCCACGGCAACGAGTTCGACATCGCCGCCGTCCATCTGCAGCGCCGGTCGGATCTTTTCGATCGCTGCCTGCACTTTGTCGAGCATGGGGCCTCCTTCTCCCGCGGATGATGGGCA comes from the Nitrospirota bacterium genome and includes:
- a CDS encoding NifU family protein produces the protein MLDKVQAAIEKIRPALQMDGGDVELVAVEEGGVVKIRLQGACTVCPSIGMTLQYAIEKSIKENIPEVTRVVNLEPRAENHA